One region of Psychrobacter sp. DAB_AL43B genomic DNA includes:
- a CDS encoding formate/nitrite transporter family protein: MSQDTEHKNNSQADNVDDKRLVDGAANHDYKVENKQDGDIDSSDIDTTDTDATDTDATENLDDHDFSEDISEEDKASIKEVAGDDNLSAPKSYASILVEQVIDARETFNRSLGSLFTSAFTAGLEIGISLFVILAAFALLSEVLPSDYAMVLASLLYPLGFIIVVIGQSLLFTEQTSLLSLPVLNKIEPLWKLLRLWGIVIAGNIVGGCLFAALMIGLGINMQLFTVANIDAYAQHVLGFEWWVIFGSSVLAGWMMGVAAWLVTSARDTLSRIVLVTLITGSIGFLGLHHSIVGNIEVFSALLYGNTVSLTSYLWFLVVVLVGNTVGGVVFVAVLKNRTFLFDIEKIKQQAEDEEQDKVARINARRRRR; this comes from the coding sequence GTGTCCCAAGATACCGAGCATAAGAACAACTCTCAGGCTGACAATGTAGACGATAAGCGTTTAGTTGATGGTGCCGCTAATCATGACTATAAAGTTGAAAATAAACAAGACGGTGATATTGATAGCAGTGACATTGATACTACTGACACTGATGCTACTGACACTGATGCTACTGAGAATTTAGACGACCACGACTTCTCTGAAGATATTAGCGAAGAGGACAAAGCCTCTATCAAAGAAGTCGCTGGCGATGACAATCTTAGCGCACCTAAAAGCTATGCCAGCATCTTAGTTGAACAAGTCATCGATGCCAGAGAAACCTTTAACCGCTCACTTGGCTCATTATTTACCAGTGCCTTTACCGCTGGGCTTGAGATTGGCATCAGCTTATTTGTTATTCTAGCCGCTTTTGCGCTACTGAGCGAGGTACTACCTAGTGATTATGCGATGGTACTGGCGTCGCTATTATATCCGTTAGGTTTTATCATCGTCGTTATCGGTCAGTCGTTATTATTTACTGAGCAGACCTCGCTGTTAAGCTTACCCGTACTCAACAAAATAGAGCCACTATGGAAGCTGCTACGGCTTTGGGGAATTGTCATTGCTGGTAATATCGTCGGCGGTTGCCTGTTTGCAGCATTAATGATTGGCTTAGGTATTAACATGCAGCTATTTACCGTCGCTAATATTGATGCCTATGCGCAGCATGTTTTAGGCTTTGAGTGGTGGGTGATATTTGGTAGCTCAGTATTAGCGGGTTGGATGATGGGCGTGGCAGCTTGGCTTGTGACTTCGGCGCGCGATACGCTTAGCCGCATTGTCTTGGTAACTCTTATTACGGGTAGTATTGGCTTTTTAGGTTTGCATCATAGTATCGTTGGCAATATCGAAGTATTCTCTGCCTTATTGTATGGCAATACTGTCAGCTTAACGAGCTACTTATGGTTTTTAGTGGTCGTACTGGTTGGCAATACGGTAGGCGGCGTGGTGTTTGTCGCCGTACTCAAAAACCGTACCTTCTTATTTGATATCGAAAAGATAAAACAGCAAGCTGAAGATGAGGAGCAAGATAAAGTAGCGCGGATAAATGCGCGTCGGCGTCGGCGTTAA
- a CDS encoding YbjQ family protein, whose protein sequence is MTVQLSNLEYLPNYQITERLDVVYGSTVRSKHVGKDLFAGLKNIVGGELTAYTELLEESRQEAIDRMVVKAEALGADAVVGLRFSTSSIAQGASELFVYGTAVKVVRVQQQSASPQPPSDHYGHTHYQQPAQAPAQSPTTTPAATDELPRFNPFGE, encoded by the coding sequence ATGACCGTGCAACTCTCCAACCTTGAGTACTTGCCTAACTATCAAATAACAGAGCGCTTAGATGTGGTTTATGGCAGTACCGTGCGCTCAAAGCACGTCGGTAAAGACTTGTTTGCTGGTCTAAAAAACATCGTTGGCGGCGAGTTGACCGCCTATACCGAACTGTTAGAAGAATCGCGTCAAGAGGCGATAGATCGGATGGTGGTAAAGGCAGAAGCCTTGGGCGCTGATGCAGTCGTTGGCTTGCGGTTTTCGACATCTAGCATTGCGCAAGGAGCTTCCGAGCTTTTTGTTTACGGTACCGCTGTCAAAGTTGTACGCGTGCAACAACAGTCTGCGTCGCCTCAGCCTCCGAGCGACCATTACGGTCATACGCATTATCAACAGCCAGCGCAAGCGCCTGCTCAATCACCCACTACGACGCCAGCAGCTACGGATGAATTACCACGTTTCAACCCTTTTGGTGAATGA
- a CDS encoding YbjQ family protein, whose protein sequence is MNNSLSQMLMNYAPLIVLFVVGWFFGARHERQHLAQLVLAEKSLSYIIVSTERFYQPALADNTQGDLVLGSVVIAQDYFKMVIARILSIFGKNLTTYETLLDRARREAVVRMRTQAQAKGYNHIYGLRLEVSNINQLGSMVEAIAYGTAVMSSEHA, encoded by the coding sequence ATGAATAACTCTCTCAGCCAAATGCTGATGAACTATGCACCGCTTATCGTCCTGTTTGTGGTGGGTTGGTTTTTTGGTGCGCGTCATGAACGTCAGCATCTCGCACAGTTAGTACTTGCAGAAAAATCCCTAAGTTATATTATTGTATCCACTGAGCGTTTTTATCAGCCAGCGCTTGCTGATAATACACAAGGCGATCTGGTGCTCGGCAGCGTTGTTATCGCGCAAGATTATTTTAAAATGGTGATTGCTCGTATTTTAAGTATCTTTGGTAAAAATCTAACCACCTATGAGACTTTACTGGATCGCGCTCGCCGCGAGGCAGTAGTACGTATGCGCACCCAAGCGCAGGCTAAAGGCTATAATCATATCTACGGCTTGCGTCTTGAGGTTAGTAATATTAATCAATTAGGTAGCATGGTCGAAGCGATTGCTTACGGTACGGCAGTTATGAGCAGCGAGCACGCCTAG
- a CDS encoding YecA family protein, translating to MNNQLSFDELLDYLDNEESQFVLDSVATHGFLTATVIGRPLPNWLEALFEGHVSEIPANVIDGIQRWRESIIAELKNETPIELPFGEDAGNEEVAVDFSDDSDIVAWSIGFVDAMYGDEASDWMENEETAEDVAVLTLPMIVLSGIDDEDPDLIEMRKDQDKMAQMANSIEGNLTELFLLFHTND from the coding sequence ATGAATAACCAACTAAGTTTCGATGAATTATTAGATTATTTAGACAATGAAGAAAGTCAGTTTGTGCTCGATAGTGTCGCCACCCATGGTTTTTTGACCGCGACCGTCATTGGACGTCCGCTGCCTAATTGGTTGGAGGCATTGTTTGAAGGTCATGTGAGCGAGATTCCAGCAAACGTGATTGATGGTATTCAGCGCTGGCGTGAGTCTATTATTGCTGAGCTAAAAAACGAGACGCCTATTGAGCTGCCGTTTGGTGAAGATGCGGGCAATGAAGAAGTGGCGGTCGATTTTTCTGATGATTCAGATATCGTTGCTTGGTCGATTGGGTTCGTCGATGCGATGTATGGCGATGAAGCCAGTGATTGGATGGAAAACGAAGAGACAGCAGAAGATGTGGCAGTCTTGACCTTGCCGATGATTGTGTTGAGCGGTATTGATGACGAAGATCCAGACCTTATCGAGATGCGTAAGGATCAAGATAAAATGGCGCAAATGGCCAATAGTATTGAAGGCAATCTAACTGAGCTGTTTTTATTGTTTCATACCAACGACTAG
- a CDS encoding valine--tRNA ligase, with protein MTQSIQAALSQLEHAYNPAEVEAGMYQGWEESGYFKPSFDKDESFSIALPPPNVTGSLHMGHGFNNAIMDALTRYHRMDGDNTLWQPGTDHAGIATQMVVERRLEAEGIKRRDMTREDFIDKVWEWKEESGDNITRQIRRLGSSVDWSRERFTMDDGLSNAVKEVFVRLFDDGLIYRGKRLVNWDPKFQTALSDLEVENHDEKGSLWHFRYHFTDKDITTQDGKNYLVVATTRPETLLGDTAVAVNPSDERYAHLVGKTITLPITGRVVPIVADDYVEKDFGTGCVKITPAHDFNDYELGRRHNLPLINILDERANILPAMEVYPDLQTREPELETTPSEYAGLERFAARKILVAQAGEQGWLEEIEDYALKAPRAERGGTIVEPWLTDQWYVAVNKLAKPAIDAVENGSIEFVPAQYKNMYMSWMTDLQDWCISRQLWWGHRIPAWYDDATGEIYVARDEAEVRTKYNLSDDVKLRQDDDVLDTWFSSGLWTFSTLDWADVNADPRVLKTFHPTSVLVTGFDIIFFWVARMIMMTMHFVKNEDGTPQVPFKTVYVHGLVRDGNGQKMSKSKGNVLDPIDLIDGIDLEALVEKRTSNMMNPKDAAKIEKQTRKEFPEGIPAFGTDALRFTFTSLASTGRDINFDLKRVEGYRNFCNKIWNASRFVLMNCVDKEGNAQAIDQTANPEVWELPEKWIMSRLNSTVANIHQHFAQYRLDMVSHDIYEFIWNEYCDWYVELAKASLNDDSVSDERKAQIRYVLLHVLETALRFSHPIMPYLTEQIWQTIAPLLGRKNTDSIVIADYPQTDNAQINAQVEADMAWLQQLIASVRNIRGEMKLGNAVRLPVLLQNISSDEDARLSRIKNQFKALAKVESLEILKEGDDVPLSSSSMIGQLRVLVPMKGLIDPTAELARLGKSYDKLKGQAEGISRKLGNEGFVSKAPVEVVDAEKAKLAELEGQLTAMTAQMEELKAL; from the coding sequence CTGACCCAATCTATCCAAGCAGCCCTAAGCCAACTTGAGCACGCCTACAATCCTGCTGAGGTTGAGGCTGGCATGTATCAAGGTTGGGAAGAAAGCGGTTATTTTAAGCCGAGCTTTGATAAAGATGAGTCTTTCTCTATCGCCCTACCACCGCCAAACGTGACTGGCTCGCTGCATATGGGTCATGGCTTTAATAATGCCATTATGGATGCGCTAACGCGTTATCACCGGATGGATGGTGACAATACGCTTTGGCAACCGGGTACGGATCATGCTGGTATTGCAACCCAAATGGTCGTTGAGCGTCGTCTGGAAGCTGAAGGTATCAAGCGCCGTGACATGACGCGCGAAGACTTCATCGATAAAGTCTGGGAATGGAAAGAAGAGTCGGGCGACAATATCACCCGTCAGATTCGCCGTTTGGGTAGCTCGGTCGATTGGTCGCGTGAGCGCTTTACCATGGATGATGGTTTATCAAATGCCGTTAAAGAAGTGTTCGTCCGTCTTTTCGATGATGGCTTAATTTATCGTGGTAAGCGTCTGGTGAATTGGGATCCTAAATTCCAAACTGCGCTATCGGATTTAGAAGTTGAAAATCATGACGAAAAAGGCAGCTTGTGGCATTTCCGTTATCATTTCACCGATAAAGATATCACCACTCAAGATGGTAAAAACTATCTGGTCGTAGCAACCACGCGTCCTGAAACCTTACTCGGCGATACTGCTGTTGCAGTCAATCCGAGCGATGAGCGTTATGCACATTTAGTTGGCAAAACGATTACTTTACCAATTACTGGACGCGTTGTACCTATCGTTGCTGATGATTATGTCGAAAAAGACTTTGGTACTGGCTGTGTAAAAATCACCCCTGCCCATGACTTTAATGACTATGAATTGGGTCGTCGTCATAACTTGCCACTCATTAATATCCTTGATGAGCGCGCCAATATTTTACCAGCGATGGAAGTTTATCCTGACCTGCAAACGCGTGAGCCAGAGCTTGAAACCACACCAAGTGAATATGCTGGACTTGAGCGTTTTGCCGCGCGTAAAATTTTAGTGGCGCAAGCAGGCGAGCAGGGTTGGTTAGAGGAAATAGAAGACTACGCCCTTAAAGCCCCGCGCGCTGAGCGTGGCGGTACGATCGTTGAGCCGTGGTTGACCGATCAGTGGTATGTGGCAGTCAATAAACTTGCTAAGCCTGCGATTGACGCGGTAGAAAATGGCAGTATTGAGTTTGTCCCTGCGCAATATAAAAACATGTATATGTCGTGGATGACTGATTTGCAAGATTGGTGTATCAGTCGTCAGCTCTGGTGGGGACATCGTATCCCAGCTTGGTATGACGACGCGACCGGTGAGATTTATGTGGCGCGTGATGAAGCAGAAGTGCGCACAAAATATAATCTAAGCGACGACGTAAAATTACGCCAAGATGATGACGTCCTTGATACGTGGTTTAGCTCCGGTCTATGGACATTTAGTACGCTTGATTGGGCAGACGTCAATGCTGATCCGCGCGTGCTCAAAACCTTTCACCCGACCAGCGTGTTGGTTACCGGTTTTGACATTATCTTCTTTTGGGTTGCACGCATGATCATGATGACCATGCACTTTGTCAAAAACGAAGATGGCACGCCGCAAGTACCGTTTAAGACCGTTTATGTTCATGGTCTGGTGCGTGATGGCAATGGTCAGAAGATGTCTAAATCTAAAGGTAACGTCTTAGATCCTATCGATTTGATTGATGGTATTGATTTAGAAGCGTTAGTCGAAAAACGCACTAGCAATATGATGAATCCAAAAGATGCGGCAAAAATTGAAAAGCAAACGCGTAAAGAGTTCCCAGAAGGTATCCCAGCTTTTGGTACCGATGCGCTGCGTTTTACCTTTACCTCGCTTGCCAGTACTGGTCGCGATATCAACTTTGATCTCAAACGTGTCGAGGGCTATCGTAACTTCTGTAATAAAATCTGGAACGCCAGCCGCTTTGTGCTGATGAACTGTGTGGATAAAGAAGGCAATGCCCAAGCGATTGACCAAACTGCCAATCCAGAGGTTTGGGAATTACCAGAAAAGTGGATTATGAGTCGCCTAAACTCAACGGTTGCCAATATTCATCAGCATTTTGCTCAGTATCGTCTCGATATGGTCAGCCATGATATTTATGAATTTATCTGGAATGAATACTGTGACTGGTATGTTGAGCTTGCCAAAGCCAGCCTAAATGATGACTCGGTGTCGGATGAGCGTAAAGCGCAAATTCGCTATGTATTGCTCCATGTATTAGAGACTGCGCTACGCTTTAGCCACCCAATCATGCCGTATCTGACTGAGCAAATCTGGCAGACGATAGCACCGTTATTGGGTCGCAAAAATACTGATAGCATCGTAATCGCTGATTATCCACAAACTGATAATGCGCAAATTAACGCGCAAGTTGAAGCTGATATGGCGTGGCTACAACAGCTCATCGCTAGTGTGCGTAATATCCGTGGCGAGATGAAGCTGGGTAATGCGGTGCGTCTGCCAGTATTGCTACAAAATATCTCTAGCGACGAAGATGCGCGTCTATCTCGTATTAAAAATCAGTTTAAAGCGCTTGCCAAAGTCGAGAGCCTAGAGATACTAAAAGAGGGCGATGACGTGCCACTATCATCATCAAGTATGATTGGACAGCTACGCGTGCTTGTCCCAATGAAAGGACTGATTGACCCAACCGCTGAGCTGGCTCGTTTAGGTAAGTCATATGATAAGTTAAAAGGTCAAGCTGAAGGTATCTCGCGTAAGCTGGGTAATGAAGGCTTTGTCAGTAAAGCGCCCGTAGAAGTGGTCGATGCTGAAAAAGCAAAACTGGCTGAGTTAGAAGGGCAATTGACAGCCATGACAGCGCAGATGGAAGAGTTAAAGGCGTTGTAG
- a CDS encoding DUF262 domain-containing protein, whose translation MIPYQIRSVQLLNLVRDIKNGNLITNAYFQRNLVWRELHKKDLIKTILDGYPFPLIFISKGEIDVNEMVSTSCVVDGQQRTNAIVSFVNNDFSVGNRYFRDFNEQEKSEFFKYEIPVCELDIKNTDPRVLDIFQRINRTSDSLTAIEKKASEYGSSYFMLVCQFLCEQIEIDDSEMDGEDFKLDPNIPKEFLVWARNNKLEFIAFQELMTDKRIFSIRDISRKINLQYTLNMVSTYLGGFYNRNDKVDEYLETYLEDFEFKDRVTTNFNRVARFYLDLNLDKKSIWFNKANMFSLFVALLKVDNLESLDKTELCLKLNGFNNEPAYENGYRIAAKEGTNNLKERKIRNDIIMESILNSQEE comes from the coding sequence ATGATTCCATATCAAATCAGATCTGTTCAGTTATTAAATCTTGTTCGTGACATAAAAAATGGAAATCTAATTACAAATGCATATTTCCAAAGAAATTTAGTTTGGAGAGAATTACATAAGAAAGATTTAATTAAAACAATACTTGATGGTTATCCATTTCCACTTATTTTTATTTCTAAGGGTGAAATAGATGTGAATGAGATGGTATCTACTTCATGTGTCGTAGATGGTCAACAAAGAACAAATGCAATAGTTTCATTTGTTAACAATGATTTTTCTGTAGGTAATAGATATTTTAGAGATTTCAATGAGCAAGAGAAATCAGAATTTTTTAAGTATGAAATCCCAGTATGTGAGCTTGATATTAAAAATACAGATCCTAGAGTTTTAGACATATTCCAAAGAATTAATAGGACGTCTGATTCTTTGACGGCGATTGAAAAGAAAGCTTCTGAATATGGATCGTCATATTTTATGTTAGTTTGTCAGTTTTTGTGTGAGCAGATTGAGATTGATGATTCTGAAATGGACGGTGAAGATTTTAAACTTGATCCAAATATACCAAAAGAATTTTTAGTTTGGGCAAGGAATAACAAACTTGAATTTATTGCTTTTCAAGAACTAATGACGGATAAACGGATATTTTCCATAAGAGATATTTCAAGGAAAATAAACCTTCAATATACTTTAAATATGGTATCAACATACTTAGGAGGATTCTATAATCGAAACGATAAAGTGGATGAATACCTAGAGACGTATTTAGAGGATTTTGAATTTAAAGATAGGGTTACTACGAACTTTAATCGAGTTGCTCGTTTTTATCTGGATTTGAATCTGGATAAAAAATCTATATGGTTTAATAAAGCTAACATGTTCTCTTTGTTTGTCGCTCTGTTAAAGGTTGATAATTTAGAATCTTTAGATAAAACTGAACTGTGTCTTAAGTTAAATGGTTTTAACAACGAGCCTGCTTATGAAAATGGCTATAGAATAGCTGCAAAGGAAGGCACGAATAACTTAAAAGAGAGAAAAATAAGAAATGATATCATCATGGAGTCTATTCTGAACTCTCAGGAAGAGTAA